The genome window TGAACTTCCAGGCCCTGTGGAGCAGTTGGTTAGCTCGCCACCCTGTCAAGGTGGAGGTCGCGGGTTCAAGTCCCGTCAGGGTCGCCACGAGCGAGAGGCCCGGAACCGAGAGGTTCCGGGCCTCTCGTCGTTCTCCGGCCGAGCCGGCCCGCCCGGCCTCCGACGGACCGTCAGCCGCATTATCGACACGCCGGTCCGCGCCACAAGGACGACATGTGTGACCGTCGTCACTTATCTTCCCTTGAACTCGGGCGACTCCGACGCCCCTCCAGGACCTCGACATTTAATATGTAAAATTGCACTGTCTTTCCGATGCTTTCCCCGCCCCCGCCAACCGGATTTCCCAGCGCCACTGGAGTCACAAAAGTTCTCCATTGCACCATCATTGTCCGGTCAAATGACAGCCATGTAATAGTTGATGCTCATGTCGCCCGACATGGCGACCGAATAAACATCCCACGACTTTTACGGCCCTTAGGGCGCCCTTGACGCCCCCTGGGGGCGCCCGCGGGAAAGCGGTCCCGGACATGCCGGAGGGGGCCGTTCCCCGGACCCGGCGGAGTCCGGGGGACGACCCCCTCTGTCACGTGCTGCGGCGGCGGGTTGAGCGACCCGCCGCGGCGCCTCAGGCTTCGGTGCGCTGGGCGGGGATACCGGCCAGCAGCGCCCGCACCTCCGCCTCCCGGTACCGGCGGTGGCCGCCGAGCGTGCGGATGGACGTGAGCTTCCCGGCCTTCGCCCACCGGGTCACGGTCTTCGGGTCCACCCGGAACATGGTGGCGACCTCCGCCGGCGTCAGCAGGGGTTCAGCGTCAGGGGTACGAGCGGTCATGAGCGGCCTCCTCGGAGAACCGAACCAGGGCGGTTCTATCCTTCAAATTCTGCACCTTGGCCCGCGATGCCCGAAATGGCACGGACGGACCGAGTCGGTTATAGGACGAACGGCTTGTCCTGGTGTCTACAACTACACCATCCGTCCAGCCCTATCGACCAAACCGCCAAAATTGGCCCCTCACGGGTTCAAGAGCGACGGAAGGCTATGGACCATCCCATAACGGACAGTCACGAGTTCGCGACATTCGGTTATGGGCCACCCAGACCTATCGTTTCCCCCCAAAGGGCACACCGACCCCAGATCCACCCAAAAGTGGGCAGGACTGAGGAGAGTTGGGCGGCTTGTCCCATTTTTACCGTTAGCCGTGACTTCGCGTCAACGGTGAGTAGTGTCACGTTAGTGGAGTATTGACCCGAACCGGGACCTTGGTCCCAAGGGTCCCGAACATCTTTCCTACCCAGCCCGACGGCCGATTGCACTCCACTGAACCCCCTAGAACTCGCACGCACCAGGACGCGCCGCAGCGCTCCGGTGTCCCGTGCTCCCCCGTCATACAAGCAGTCCCCCCGGACAACTCGTCACCATCCGGCCACCGAGGCGGCCTGATCCCCCGTCAGCGGTCAGTTGGCCGACCGCAGTGCCTGCACCTGCCGCCAGCGCTCCGTCACCGTCTCATACGCCTCCGCCGCCGCCTCCGCGTCGCCCTCCCGCAGCGCCGCCAGACCGTCCGCCAGTTCTCCCGCCGAGTGGTCGGCCGCCAGGGCCCGCTCGCCGATCACGTGCACCAGCCCGCCGTAGTCCAGCTCCACCAGCGAGCGCGGGTGGAACTCCTCCAGCCACCGGCCCACCTCCTCCGCGCCGCCGGTCAGCGCCGCGTCGCGGACCCGCTCCCGCAGCACCCGGTAGCTCCGGGCCACCCGGCGGCGGGCCTGGGCCATGCTGGTCAGGTAGAAGAGCGCGGCCGGCTCCTCCGCCCGCGCCCCGTCGCCCGGCCCGCCCGCCGGCCGGTAGCGCCGGTCCTCGGCGCCGAACGGCAGGAACCAGCGCACCGGAACCTCCCAACGGCTGGTCAGGATCCACGGCCGGGCGTCCGGGTGGGCCGAGCGCCAGCGCTCCTGGGCGGCCAGCGCCTCCTCCCGCGCCCGGCGCGGCAGCACGGTGTCCAGCAGCGCGACGGGCAGCGAGTCCCGCAGTTCCTCCAGCGCCTGCCAGTTGCGCAGCCGGGTGGCCCACGGGCAGACGTAGGTGACCGAGTCCACCACCCGCAGGAAGGCCCGGTCGCCCTCGACGTCGGGCCGGGCGCGCGGCGGCCGGGGCAGCAGGCCGGCGAGCGCCTCCCGCTGCGCTTCGAGCGCCGCCCGCGCCACCGGTTCGTCCGCCGAGGCCGCGTCCGGGCCGTGCGCGGCCAGCCTGGCCTGCCAACGCAGCCGGTCCGGCTCGGGCAGCGCCGCGAGCGGCTCGTACACCCGCAGGTGGGCGGCGTAGGGCGGCAGCACGGATGTGCGCACAGCGGTCACGCCCTGCATCGTCGCACGGGGCACCGGCTCAGCGGGAGGCACCGGACCGCATGATCCGGCCGTTCTGCGGGCCCGGATCCGGTCCGTACCGAGGGGAGTCCGGCGGCCGGGCTCCGCACTAGGCTTCGCCCTAGATGGCCCGCACCACAGCAGCGGGCCCGCAGATACTGGAGTCACCACAGTGACCGACGTACGCACCGATTCCGCTGTGCACCCCGCACCAGGTGTGCTGAGCCGGATCTTCCGTACCGAGCAGGACGGCGTCCCGGGCGACGGGCACGAGCAGGTCGTGCTCTGCCACGACCGCACCACCGGCCTGAAGGCGATCGTCGCCATCCACTCCACCGCGCTGGGCCCGGCCCTCGGCGGCACCCGGTTCCACCAGTACGCCTCCGAGGAGGAGGCGCTGGAGGACGCGCTGCGGCTGTCCCGCGGGATGAGCTACAAGAACGCGCTGGCCGGTCTCGACCTCGGCGGCGGCAAGGCCGTGATCATCGGCAACCCGGCCCCGAAGGCCGAGGGCGGCGACAAGTCCGAGGCGCTGCTGCGCGCCTACGGCCGCTTCGTCCAGTCGCTGGCCGGCCGCTACGTGACCGCCTGCGACGTGGGCACCTACGTCCAGGACATGGACGTGGTGGCCCGCGAGTGCGACTACGTGACCGGCCGCTCGCCGGAGCACGGCGGCGCCGGCGACTCCTCGATCCTGACCGCCTTCGGCGTCTTCCAGGGCATGCGCGCCTCGGCCCAGGCCCGCTGGGGCCAGCCGACCCTGCGCGGCAAGCGGGTCGGCGTGGCCGGCGTCGGCAAGGTCGGCCACTACCTGGTCGGCCACCTGGTCGCGGACGGCGCCACCGTGGTCGTCACCGACCCGTTCGAGGCCGCCGTCAACCGCGTCCGGGCCGCCCACCCGGACGTCGAGGTGGTCGCCGACACCAAGGCCCTGCTGGGCTCCTCCCTGGACGTGTACGCCCCGTGCGCGCTCGGCGGCGCGCTGGACGACGAGACGGTCGCCCAGCTGAGCGCGGCCGGCACCATGGTGGTCTGCGGCGCGGCCAACAACCAGCTGGCCCACCCGGGCGTGGAGAAGGACCTGGCCGACCGCGGCATCCTGTACGCGCCCGACTACCTGGTGAACTCCGGCGGCGTGATCCAGGTGGCCGACGAGATCGACGGCTTCAACTTCGAGCGGGCCAAGAACAAGGCCACCAAGATCTTCGACACCACCCTGGAGATCTTCACCCGGGCCGCCGACGACGGGATCCCGCCGGCGGTCGCCGCGGACCGGTTGGCCGAGCGCCGGATGCGCGAGATCAGCGCCCTGCGCACGATCCTGCTGCCGGGCGCACGCCGGGGCTGACGCTCCGTGGCACCGGCCGCATCACAATGTGGACCCGGATTGCGGCTTGTCCCCCGATCGGGCGCCCCAGGCGCCACGGTCGGGGGATAATCAGTGCCGGAACGACGGTCCCGGTCCACCCGCCGGGCACCCTGGGATCGCCCGGAATTCCCCGTCCGACCAGGCGGGTCCTGGTTCGGCGGGGCGACAGTGCGCGCCACGTCACACCGGCGACGTACCGTCCGGGGGCGGAAACAGGTACCGTTGATGCTCCAAGGGACGGCTATCCCGATTCGGGCGAGCCGCTCCTGATCATGAACACGTGTCAGACTCGGGGCCGTGAGCCCCATCGTTGAGGGGGTCGACCCATGGGGCGCGGCCGGGCCAAGGCCAAGCAGACGAAGGTCGCCCGCGAGCTGAAGTACAACAGCGGCGGCTTCGACGCTAACCGTCTGTCCAGCGAGCTGGGCGTTACACCCGTCCGTCCGGTCAACCCAGAGCCGGTTGACGAGGACGAGGACGACCCCTACGCCGCCTACGCGGACTACTACAACGACGACGAGGACGACGAGGAGGAGGCCGACGCCGGCCACCACCAGTCCCGCCGACGCGTCTGACGTCCCTGCCCTGACCGGTCCGAGCGCCTGAGCGCCGGGCCGGTTTTCGGCGTGCTCGGGGCCGGTCGGACCGGGAAAAACAGCGAGCGGGCCCCGGAGGGCCCGCTCGACCGTTCGATCAGCTCGCGTAGTCGCCGTACAGCGCCGCGCCGTCCGCGTGCTCCGCGCCGCGGTCCACGATGTCGCCGAGCAGCCAGGCCTCGACGCCGCGGTCCTCCAGGATCGACAGCACCACGTCCACCGACTCCGGCGGCACCACGGCCACCATGCCGATGCCCATGTTGAGGGTCTTCTCGATCTCCAGGGTCTTCATCCGGCCCACCTCGGCCACGGTCTGGAAGACCGGCAGCGGGGTCCAGGTGCCGCGGTCCAGCCGGGCGTGCAGCCCGTCCGGGATCACCCGGGCCAGGTTCGCCGCCAGGCCACCACCGGTGACGTGCGAGAACGCGTGCACCTCGGTCGCCCGGGTGAGCGCCAGGCAGTCCAGCGAGTAGATCCGGGTGGGCTCCAGCAGCTCCTCGCCCAGGGTGCGGCCGAACTCCGGCACCTCGCGGTCCAGCTGCCAGCCGGCCTGGTTCAGCAGCACGTGGCGGACCAGCGAGTAGCCGTTGGAGTGCAGGCCGGAGGCGGCCATCGCGATCACCACGTCGCCGGCCCGCACCCGGTCGGCGCCGAGCAGCTGGTCGGCCTCGACCACGCCGGTGCCGGCCCCGGCCACGTCGTACTCGTCCGGGCCGAGCAGGCCCGGGTGCTCCGCGGTCTCGCCGCCGACCAGCGCGCAGCCGGCCAGCACGCAGCCCTCGGCGATGCCCTTGACGATCTGCGCGACCCGCTCCGGGTGGACCTTGCCGACGCAGATGTAGTCGGTCATGAAGAGCGGCTCGGCGCCGCAGACCACCAGGTCGTCCACCACCATGCCGACCAGGTCGTGGCCGATGGTGTCGTGCTTGTCCATCGCGGCGGCCAGCGCGACCTTGGTGCCGACGCCGTCGGTGGCGGAGGCCAGCAGCGGACGCTCGTAGCGCTTCAGGGCGGAGATGTCGAAGAGCCCGGCGAAGCCGCCCAGGCCGCCGACCACCTCGGGCCGGTTGGTCTTCTTCACCCACTGCTTCATGAGCTCGACGGCGCGGTCGCCCGCCTCGATGTCGACTCCGGCGGCGGCGTAGGTGGCGCCGCTCTCATTGGTGGTCACTGCGTGCGGCCCTCTCGGGTCAAGTGGGGGTTGCTGAGAACGGCGGGGCCCCGGTTCTTCGGGGCCCCGCCGTGTGGTCCTACGGTCGGCGCAGCGCGTCGGCCGCACCGTGACCGCCGAGCAGGGACTGCACCCCGTCGAGGTCGGAGGTCGGCTTGCCCCGGGTGGCGGGGGGCTGCTGGCTGCCGGCGATCTCCGCCTCCAGCAGCAGCTTGCCGAGCAGCGCCGGGTCCGGCAGCTCCATCGGGTACTCGCCGTCGAAGCAGGCCCGGCAGAGCTTGTCCTTGGGCTGCTTGGTGGCCTCGATCATGCCGTCGATCGAGATGTAGGAGAGCGAGTCGGCACCCAGGGTGCGGCCGATCTCCTCCACCGTCATGCCGTTGGCGATCAGCTCGGCCCGGGTGGCGAAGTCGATGCCGAAGAAGCACGGCCACTTCACCGGGGGCGAGGAGATCCGGATGTGCACCTCGGCGGCGCCCGCCTCGCGGAGCATCCGGACCAGGGCGCGCTGGGTGTTGCCGCGGACGATCGAGTCGTCCACGACCACCAGGCGCTTGCCCTCGATCACCTCGCGCAGCGGGTTGAGCTTGAGCCGGATGCCGAGCTGACGGATGGTCTGGCTGGGCTGGATGAAGGTGCGCCCGACGTAGGCGTTCTTCACCAGGCCGGCGCCGAACGGGATGCCGCTGGCCTCGGCGTAGCCGATCGCGGCCGGGGTGCCGGACTCGGGGGTGGCTATCACCAGGTCGGCCTCGACCGGGGCCTCGGCGGCCAGCCGGCGGCCCATCTCGACCCGGGAGAGGTAGACGTTGCGGCCGGCGATCGAGGTGTCCGGGCGGGCCAGGTACACGTACTCGAAGACGCAGCCCTTGGGCTTGGCCTCGGCGAAGCGCGAGCTGCGCATGCCGTTCTCGTCGATCGCGATCAGCTCGCCCGGCTCCACCTCGCGGATGAAGGAGGCGCCGCAGATGTCGAGGGCCGAGGTCTCGGAGGCGACCACCCAGCCGCGCTCCAGCCGACCCAGCACCAGCGGGCGGATGCCCTGCGGGTCGCGGGCCGCGTAGAGGGTGTGCTCGTCCATGAAGACCAGCGAGAAGGCGCCGCGGACCTTCGGGAGCACCGTGCGGGCGGTCTCCTCGATCGACAGGTCCGGGTGGCCGGCCAGCAGGGCGGTGAGCAGGTCGGTGTCGTTGGTCGCGGCCGTGCGGCCGGAGCGGGAGACGTGCTCCGCACCGGGCAGCTGGGCGACCATCTCCGCCAGTTCGGCGGTGTTCACCAGGTTTCCGTTGTGACCGAGCGCGAGCGAACCGTGCGCGGTCGCCCGGAAGGTCGGCTGGGCGTTCTCCCAGACCGAGGACCCGGTGGTCGAGTAGCGGGCATGTCCTACGGCGATATGCCCGTGCAACGACCCCAGCGAGGCCTCGTCGAAGACCTGGGAGACCAGTCCCATGTCCTTGAAGACGAGAATCTGGGAGCCGTTGCTCACTGCGATTCCCGCGGATTCCTGTCCGCGGTGCTGCAGGGCATAGAGGCCGAAGTACGAGAGCTTGGCGACCTCCTCGCCGGGAGCCCAGACCCCGAAGACGCCGCATGCGTCCTGGGGGCCCTTCTCGCCGGGAAGAAGATCGTGGTTGAGTCTTCCGTCACCACGTGGCACGCCTTCGAGTCTAGGGCAGTTCGCACCGGTTCTGGCCGCCGGGAGTGGCCCGGGCCAGGCGGTTTGACCAGCGACGCGCGTAGACGAAACCCCTTACCAGAGCGGGTCGCCAGGCTGGAGGGGGATCGGGTGTTCGACGGTGACCTCGCTCACTCTCCGGCCGGCGGGTGGCCCGCAGGTGTCCGCGGGGCGTCCGTCAGGCCACCGGGAGCACCAGCCGCCAGGCTCCCGGGTGCGCCGTCCAGGTGCGCTCGGGCACCGGGCCGGCCGGGCAGCCGTCCGCCTCGTAGCCGAAGGCGCGGCCGGCCACGGTGACCCGGGAGGCCCGGACCCGCAGCAGGGTGCGCCCGGAGCCGGCCGCCCGGACCACCACCTCGACCGCCTCCCCGCCGGCCGGCAGCCGCAGCGCGACCAGTCGCGGCGGCCGCCCGGCGCCGCCGAGCTCGCGGCCGTCCACCTCGACCCGCAGCCGCTCGCCGGGATGCTCCACCTGCTCGGCTGCAATCAGTTTCGCCCAGAGCGAACGCCATCCGCCCGAATGGCTGCCCCGCCGACCGGGGATCCGCACCTCGCCGAGCACCACGCCGTCCCCGTCGTCGAGCAGCAGCCCCAGCTGCCGGGGCACTCCGGCGAGCACCGCGCGGGCCGCCGCCACCGGCTCCAGCGGCACCCCGAGCGCGCGGGCCAGCGCCACCTCCCGGCCGCTGCCCACCGGCACCAGGGCGACCGGGCCGGCCGCCAACTCCCCCTGCCGGTGCAGGGCCTGGACCACCCGCTGGAGCGCGAGGTCGGAGCCGACCACCACCGGACGGCGCCGTCCGCGGTGCGAGAGCACCTTGTCCAACTCGGTCGCGCTGGCCGGCACCGCGACCTTCACGTCCGTCCCGCCGCTGAGCACGTCCCGGGCGATCCGCACCGCCTCGCCGTCCGCGGCCTTGGCGGCCGGGTCGAGCAGCACCAGCAACGGTGCGGCGCCGGGCGGTCCGGCTGCGTCGGGGGGCTGGGGGGCGGGCGTGGACTGGGACGACACGACCGGTCCTTCCTCAGGTAATCTCTCGGTGCAAGAGCCCCTTGCGCTATTGCGCCAGGGGCTTCGTCTATCTCGGGGCAGACTGCGGCCTACGCAGGATGCCCCAACCGGAAGGGGTGTACGCCTGTGCCGGCACTCGTGCTCGTTGGTGCCCAGTGGGGAGACGAGGGCAAGGGGAAGGCGACGGACCTCCTCGGCGGCTCCGTCGACTACGTCGTCCGCTACCAGGGCGGCAACAACGCCGGTCACACGGTGGTCATCGGCGACCAGAAGTACGCCCTGCACCTGCTGCCTTCCGGCATCCTGAGCCCCAACGTCGTGCCGGTGATCGGCAACGGCGTGGTGATCGACCCGGGCGTGCTGCTCTCCGAGCTCGCGGGCCTGAACGAGCGCGGCATCGACACCTCCA of Kitasatospora viridis contains these proteins:
- the bldC gene encoding developmental transcriptional regulator BldC, with the translated sequence MTARTPDAEPLLTPAEVATMFRVDPKTVTRWAKAGKLTSIRTLGGHRRYREAEVRALLAGIPAQRTEA
- a CDS encoding Glu/Leu/Phe/Val dehydrogenase dimerization domain-containing protein, whose amino-acid sequence is MTDVRTDSAVHPAPGVLSRIFRTEQDGVPGDGHEQVVLCHDRTTGLKAIVAIHSTALGPALGGTRFHQYASEEEALEDALRLSRGMSYKNALAGLDLGGGKAVIIGNPAPKAEGGDKSEALLRAYGRFVQSLAGRYVTACDVGTYVQDMDVVARECDYVTGRSPEHGGAGDSSILTAFGVFQGMRASAQARWGQPTLRGKRVGVAGVGKVGHYLVGHLVADGATVVVTDPFEAAVNRVRAAHPDVEVVADTKALLGSSLDVYAPCALGGALDDETVAQLSAAGTMVVCGAANNQLAHPGVEKDLADRGILYAPDYLVNSGGVIQVADEIDGFNFERAKNKATKIFDTTLEIFTRAADDGIPPAVAADRLAERRMREISALRTILLPGARRG
- a CDS encoding DUF3073 domain-containing protein yields the protein MGRGRAKAKQTKVARELKYNSGGFDANRLSSELGVTPVRPVNPEPVDEDEDDPYAAYADYYNDDEDDEEEADAGHHQSRRRV
- the purM gene encoding phosphoribosylformylglycinamidine cyclo-ligase, which codes for MTTNESGATYAAAGVDIEAGDRAVELMKQWVKKTNRPEVVGGLGGFAGLFDISALKRYERPLLASATDGVGTKVALAAAMDKHDTIGHDLVGMVVDDLVVCGAEPLFMTDYICVGKVHPERVAQIVKGIAEGCVLAGCALVGGETAEHPGLLGPDEYDVAGAGTGVVEADQLLGADRVRAGDVVIAMAASGLHSNGYSLVRHVLLNQAGWQLDREVPEFGRTLGEELLEPTRIYSLDCLALTRATEVHAFSHVTGGGLAANLARVIPDGLHARLDRGTWTPLPVFQTVAEVGRMKTLEIEKTLNMGIGMVAVVPPESVDVVLSILEDRGVEAWLLGDIVDRGAEHADGAALYGDYAS
- the purF gene encoding amidophosphoribosyltransferase yields the protein MPRGDGRLNHDLLPGEKGPQDACGVFGVWAPGEEVAKLSYFGLYALQHRGQESAGIAVSNGSQILVFKDMGLVSQVFDEASLGSLHGHIAVGHARYSTTGSSVWENAQPTFRATAHGSLALGHNGNLVNTAELAEMVAQLPGAEHVSRSGRTAATNDTDLLTALLAGHPDLSIEETARTVLPKVRGAFSLVFMDEHTLYAARDPQGIRPLVLGRLERGWVVASETSALDICGASFIREVEPGELIAIDENGMRSSRFAEAKPKGCVFEYVYLARPDTSIAGRNVYLSRVEMGRRLAAEAPVEADLVIATPESGTPAAIGYAEASGIPFGAGLVKNAYVGRTFIQPSQTIRQLGIRLKLNPLREVIEGKRLVVVDDSIVRGNTQRALVRMLREAGAAEVHIRISSPPVKWPCFFGIDFATRAELIANGMTVEEIGRTLGADSLSYISIDGMIEATKQPKDKLCRACFDGEYPMELPDPALLGKLLLEAEIAGSQQPPATRGKPTSDLDGVQSLLGGHGAADALRRP
- a CDS encoding diacylglycerol kinase — translated: MSSQSTPAPQPPDAAGPPGAAPLLVLLDPAAKAADGEAVRIARDVLSGGTDVKVAVPASATELDKVLSHRGRRRPVVVGSDLALQRVVQALHRQGELAAGPVALVPVGSGREVALARALGVPLEPVAAARAVLAGVPRQLGLLLDDGDGVVLGEVRIPGRRGSHSGGWRSLWAKLIAAEQVEHPGERLRVEVDGRELGGAGRPPRLVALRLPAGGEAVEVVVRAAGSGRTLLRVRASRVTVAGRAFGYEADGCPAGPVPERTWTAHPGAWRLVLPVA